One Maribacter cobaltidurans genomic window carries:
- a CDS encoding gliding motility lipoprotein GldH: MRNYLFFGFAFILLSSCNTNVVTTEYKSLPGAVWNKDDVLEFSFSETDTVQEYNMYINVRNDNNFPYSNLYLITSLNTPEGEVLQDTLEYDMALPDGTWLGKGTGSLKENKLWYKENIVFPTSGVYTLEVSHAMRKNGNIQGIMALEGITDVGLEITKSNP, from the coding sequence ATGCGTAATTATCTTTTTTTTGGGTTTGCCTTTATCTTGCTTTCTTCATGTAATACCAATGTGGTAACTACGGAATATAAAAGCTTGCCTGGTGCTGTTTGGAACAAGGACGATGTTTTGGAGTTCAGTTTTTCGGAAACAGATACCGTACAGGAATACAACATGTACATTAACGTTAGAAACGATAATAACTTTCCGTATAGCAACCTGTACTTAATAACTTCACTAAACACTCCAGAGGGAGAAGTATTACAGGATACCTTGGAGTATGACATGGCACTGCCGGATGGTACCTGGTTGGGTAAAGGGACAGGAAGTTTAAAGGAGAATAAATTATGGTATAAGGAAAACATCGTTTTTCCGACTTCTGGCGTATATACATTAGAAGTTTCGCATGCAATGCGAAAAAACGGTAATATACAGGGCATCATGGCATTGGAAGGTATTACCGATGTAGGATTGGAAATAACAAAAAGTAATCCCTAA
- a CDS encoding PSP1 domain-containing protein, with product MGCSSCSTGKDGQPKGCKNNGTCGTDGCNKLTVFDWLSNMSLPNGERPFEYVEVRFKNSRKEYFKNTDNLTLSIGDVVATQAQSGHDIGMVTLSGELVRVQMKRKKIDPSKEELPKIYRKATQKDIDIWQKCRNREEEIKKRSREIAIILKLQMKISDVEFQGDGSKATFYYTAEDRVDFRQLIKDMAKAFGIRIEMRQIGYRQEAQRLGGIGSCGRELCCSTWLTDFRSVSTSAARYQQLSLNPQKLAGQCGKLKCCLNYELDVYLDALKDFPAQDTKLFTEKGIAFCQKTDIFKELLWFSYKDDPSNWHVLSKDQVNEILEKNKRKDKVPSLEIYAVDNIVEDKVVFENTVGQDSLTRFDRPKKKSKRNRNRNRKKNTSKNRKPNRSKNNA from the coding sequence ATGGGTTGTAGTAGTTGTTCTACCGGTAAGGATGGACAACCAAAGGGATGCAAGAATAACGGTACTTGCGGTACAGATGGTTGCAATAAATTAACTGTTTTTGATTGGCTTTCAAATATGTCGCTCCCCAATGGGGAAAGGCCTTTTGAGTATGTTGAAGTCCGCTTTAAGAACAGTAGAAAGGAATACTTTAAAAATACGGATAATCTAACCCTTTCCATTGGGGATGTCGTGGCTACTCAGGCACAGTCCGGCCATGACATTGGTATGGTTACGCTTTCAGGTGAGCTTGTTCGCGTACAGATGAAGCGAAAAAAAATAGACCCTTCCAAAGAAGAGCTACCTAAAATATATAGGAAGGCTACACAGAAGGATATCGACATCTGGCAAAAATGTAGGAACAGGGAAGAAGAAATAAAAAAAAGGTCAAGGGAAATCGCCATTATTTTAAAACTTCAGATGAAAATTTCGGATGTGGAGTTCCAGGGCGATGGTTCCAAGGCCACTTTTTACTACACAGCCGAAGACCGGGTAGATTTTCGACAACTTATAAAGGACATGGCCAAGGCCTTCGGAATACGAATAGAAATGCGGCAGATTGGCTACAGACAGGAAGCTCAGCGTTTGGGAGGTATCGGTTCTTGTGGAAGGGAATTATGTTGTTCTACATGGTTAACGGATTTTAGGTCCGTAAGTACCTCGGCGGCACGCTACCAGCAGCTTTCCCTGAACCCTCAAAAATTGGCGGGGCAATGTGGAAAATTAAAATGTTGCCTCAACTACGAATTGGATGTTTATTTGGACGCCCTTAAAGATTTTCCTGCACAGGACACCAAGCTCTTTACGGAAAAGGGAATAGCATTCTGCCAGAAAACGGATATTTTCAAGGAGCTTCTATGGTTTTCCTATAAAGATGACCCCTCCAATTGGCATGTTTTGTCAAAAGACCAAGTAAATGAAATCCTTGAAAAAAACAAGAGAAAAGACAAGGTTCCCAGTCTGGAAATTTATGCCGTGGACAATATTGTCGAGGATAAAGTAGTTTTTGAAAATACAGTCGGTCAAGATAGCCTTACCCGTTTTGATAGGCCAAAGAAGAAATCCAAAAGAAACAGGAACCGCAATAGAAAAAAGAACACGAGTAAAAACAGAAAACCAAATAGGAGCAAAAACAATGCGTAA
- the trhO gene encoding oxygen-dependent tRNA uridine(34) hydroxylase TrhO yields the protein MQLYNTLSAKERAALIEEAGQERLTISFYQYAHIGNPAIFRNHLFIHWNELDVLGRIYVAHEGINAQLSVPAENFQQFKDFLDSITFLKNVRLNIAIEQDNMSFLKLKVKVRHKILADGLNDNTFDVTNKGVHVDAEKFNELIEDPDTVLVDMRNHYESEIGHFKNAVTPDVDTFRDSLDIIEKDLQDHKEDKKLVMYCTGGIRCEKASAYYKHKGFKQVFQLEGGIIEYARQVEQKKLENKFVGKNFVFDHRRGERISNDIISQCHQCGEPCDDHVNCANEACHLLFIQCKKCAQKMNNCCSEHCMEIHALPYEEQKALRKGKVVSNKIFKKGRSEVLKFKK from the coding sequence ATGCAACTGTACAATACCTTAAGTGCAAAGGAAAGAGCAGCCCTTATTGAAGAGGCCGGTCAGGAGCGCCTGACCATATCTTTCTATCAATATGCACACATTGGCAATCCTGCCATATTTAGAAATCATTTGTTTATTCATTGGAACGAATTGGACGTATTGGGACGTATTTATGTGGCCCATGAGGGAATCAATGCCCAGTTGTCCGTTCCCGCGGAAAATTTTCAACAGTTCAAGGATTTCTTGGACAGTATTACTTTTTTGAAAAATGTTCGGTTGAACATAGCTATAGAACAAGATAATATGTCCTTCTTGAAATTGAAGGTTAAGGTGCGTCATAAAATCTTGGCCGACGGTCTTAATGATAACACTTTTGACGTAACCAATAAAGGAGTCCATGTGGATGCCGAGAAATTCAATGAATTGATCGAGGACCCGGACACGGTGTTGGTAGACATGAGAAACCACTATGAAAGCGAAATAGGGCATTTTAAGAATGCAGTAACCCCTGATGTGGATACGTTTAGGGATTCCCTGGACATCATTGAAAAGGACTTGCAAGACCATAAAGAGGACAAGAAACTGGTCATGTATTGTACAGGGGGTATTCGTTGCGAAAAGGCAAGCGCCTATTATAAACATAAAGGATTTAAGCAGGTTTTTCAGTTGGAAGGTGGTATTATTGAATATGCAAGACAGGTAGAACAAAAGAAGCTAGAGAACAAATTTGTTGGCAAGAACTTTGTTTTTGATCACCGTCGGGGGGAGCGTATCAGTAATGACATTATATCCCAATGCCACCAATGTGGGGAGCCCTGTGATGATCATGTGAACTGCGCTAATGAGGCCTGTCATTTGTTGTTCATTCAATGTAAAAAATGCGCCCAGAAAATGAACAATTGCTGCTCGGAACACTGTATGGAAATACATGCCCTGCCCTATGAAGAACAAAAGGCACTTAGAAAAGGTAAGGTGGTGAGCAATAAAATCTTTAAAAAGGGAAGGTCAGAAGTGCTTAAGTTCAAGAAATAA
- the recA gene encoding recombinase RecA — translation MSSEKEAKLKALKLTLDKLDKTYGKGAVMKMGDSVVEDVEVIPSGSLGLDIALGVGGYPRGRVIEIYGPESSGKTTLTLHAIAEAQKKGGIAAFIDAEHAFDRFYAQKLGVDIDNLIISQPDNGEQALEIADNLIRSGAIDIVIIDSVAALTPKSEIEGEMGDSKMGLHARLMSQALRKLTSSISKTHCTVIFINQLREKIGVMFGNPETTTGGNALKFYASVRLDIRRSTQIKDTDGNVQGNKTRVKVVKNKVAPPFRTTEFDIMYGEGISKVGEIIDLGVEYEIIKKSGSWFSYGDTKLGQGRDAVKTLLLDNPELLEELDGKIRDAINAVNK, via the coding sequence ATGAGTTCTGAAAAAGAAGCCAAATTAAAAGCCCTAAAACTAACCCTTGACAAACTGGACAAAACCTATGGAAAAGGTGCAGTAATGAAGATGGGAGATAGCGTTGTTGAAGATGTAGAAGTTATTCCATCAGGATCTTTAGGCCTGGATATTGCATTGGGAGTTGGCGGATATCCAAGAGGACGTGTCATAGAGATTTACGGACCGGAATCCTCTGGTAAAACAACGCTTACTTTACATGCAATTGCAGAAGCCCAAAAAAAGGGAGGTATCGCCGCCTTTATTGATGCAGAACATGCTTTTGACCGCTTTTATGCCCAGAAATTGGGTGTCGATATAGATAATTTAATTATTTCCCAACCAGACAATGGGGAACAAGCTTTGGAAATAGCGGACAACCTGATTCGTTCAGGGGCAATTGACATAGTCATTATCGATTCTGTTGCCGCACTCACCCCTAAAAGTGAAATTGAAGGCGAAATGGGGGATTCCAAAATGGGTCTGCATGCCCGTTTGATGTCCCAAGCACTCAGGAAACTAACAAGTTCCATAAGTAAAACACATTGTACCGTAATTTTCATCAACCAATTGCGTGAAAAAATCGGGGTTATGTTCGGGAACCCGGAAACAACTACCGGAGGTAACGCCCTTAAGTTTTACGCTTCCGTTCGTTTGGACATTAGACGTTCCACCCAAATAAAGGATACGGACGGTAACGTTCAAGGTAACAAAACCCGTGTAAAGGTGGTCAAAAACAAAGTGGCCCCACCATTTAGGACCACAGAGTTTGATATTATGTACGGGGAGGGAATCTCCAAAGTGGGAGAAATTATTGATCTTGGGGTTGAATATGAAATCATTAAAAAGAGTGGTTCCTGGTTCAGCTACGGGGACACCAAACTAGGGCAAGGAAGGGATGCGGTAAAAACGCTCTTACTGGACAACCCGGAATTATTGGAAGAACTTGATGGAAAAATACGGGATGCCATCAACGCGGTCAATAAATAG
- a CDS encoding RNA polymerase sigma factor: MLLEELVDRCKKGDRKAQEQLYKQYAGVLFGICLKYSRNKTEAEDNLHDSFMTIFEKIGQYKSKGSFEGWIKRITINTVLQKYRREEYLSLVNENTPEEVTLESDYSDIGLQTLLGYIQELPNKYRATFNLYVLDGYSHNEISELLGTSVGTSKSNLARARMLLREKIESKISQSIIGLMIVIGNCL, encoded by the coding sequence TTGTTGCTGGAAGAACTGGTAGATAGATGTAAAAAGGGCGATCGAAAGGCCCAAGAACAACTGTATAAGCAATATGCAGGGGTTCTATTTGGTATTTGCTTAAAATATTCCCGTAATAAAACTGAAGCAGAGGACAACCTACATGATAGCTTTATGACCATTTTTGAGAAAATTGGTCAATACAAGTCCAAGGGGTCTTTTGAAGGTTGGATCAAAAGAATTACCATTAACACTGTATTACAGAAATATAGACGGGAAGAGTATTTAAGCTTGGTCAACGAAAATACCCCGGAGGAAGTGACCTTGGAATCCGATTATTCGGATATTGGACTCCAAACATTATTGGGGTATATACAAGAATTACCCAATAAATATAGGGCAACCTTTAACCTGTACGTGTTGGACGGTTACAGCCATAATGAAATTAGTGAGTTACTGGGTACTTCCGTTGGAACCTCCAAATCCAATCTTGCACGTGCAAGAATGTTGTTAAGGGAAAAAATTGAAAGTAAAATATCTCAATCCATTATTGGGTTGATGATCGTAATAGGAAATTGTTTATGA
- a CDS encoding outer membrane beta-barrel protein, translating into MSKKHLDEFFQEKFKGFEETPDEKVWHTIEASLDKRKKKRILPLWWQLGGVAAVLIMGLLVFNPFEDSIDPDTNGVTDIENTNSDSKSIEDSLNSSKDNTKVTNTENAVEIENRNETLQQNTMVEKDGKNSINSLENGIANSNQKKGSIHSNSTKTNMTVQADEKVSAQNAISKNTSDTKEGQDSGIAAIENNNVEETIPNNEEANSITNNENGIADSESINTDNKKEANKLEGKKSLYDEIKDIEKEGIVEAKSSVNRWSAGPSIAPVYFDALGKGSPVSPMFSGNSKSGNINLSYGLSVAYEISPKLSVRSGVHKVDYGYDTNDVFFTSSLSASSQNRIANIDYAGTAENLVVSANNATLNSGSKSFDVSARTANRSGVMAQQLGYLEVPVELSYALVNKKFGVHIIGGVSSLFLVENEVDLTSGNLTTQIGEANNVNDLNFSANFGLGLGYQFSPKLRLNIEPVFKYQLNTFSNVDGTFNPYTVGVYSGLSFKF; encoded by the coding sequence ATGAGTAAGAAGCATTTAGACGAATTTTTCCAAGAAAAATTCAAAGGTTTTGAGGAAACACCGGACGAAAAGGTATGGCATACCATTGAGGCCTCCTTGGACAAAAGGAAAAAGAAAAGAATTCTTCCATTGTGGTGGCAATTGGGAGGTGTGGCAGCTGTCCTCATTATGGGTCTATTAGTATTTAATCCATTTGAAGACAGTATCGACCCAGATACTAATGGTGTTACAGATATAGAGAATACCAACAGTGATTCCAAATCAATTGAAGACTCCTTGAATTCTAGCAAGGATAATACAAAAGTTACAAATACTGAAAATGCAGTGGAAATCGAAAATAGGAACGAAACGTTGCAACAAAATACCATGGTGGAAAAGGATGGGAAAAATTCTATCAACTCCCTTGAAAATGGAATAGCCAACAGTAACCAAAAGAAGGGTTCGATCCATTCCAATTCTACCAAAACGAATATGACAGTTCAGGCTGACGAGAAAGTCTCTGCGCAGAATGCCATTTCCAAAAACACAAGCGATACCAAAGAAGGTCAGGATTCTGGAATTGCCGCTATTGAAAATAACAATGTGGAGGAAACAATACCCAACAATGAAGAGGCAAATTCGATTACAAATAATGAGAATGGAATAGCAGATAGTGAATCGATTAATACCGATAATAAGAAGGAGGCTAACAAGCTTGAAGGCAAAAAATCCTTGTACGATGAAATCAAGGATATAGAGAAGGAAGGAATCGTAGAGGCTAAGAGTTCCGTTAATCGGTGGTCCGCCGGGCCTAGTATTGCCCCAGTCTATTTTGATGCTCTGGGAAAAGGTTCTCCTGTAAGCCCAATGTTCAGTGGGAATTCAAAATCCGGAAATATCAATCTAAGTTATGGACTATCCGTAGCTTATGAAATAAGTCCCAAGTTATCCGTTAGGTCGGGGGTGCACAAGGTAGATTACGGCTACGATACCAATGACGTGTTTTTTACCTCATCCCTTTCAGCCTCAAGCCAGAATCGCATTGCCAATATTGATTATGCCGGAACTGCGGAAAACCTGGTAGTATCGGCGAATAACGCCACCCTAAATTCAGGAAGCAAATCTTTTGATGTATCGGCAAGAACTGCCAATAGATCAGGTGTAATGGCACAGCAATTGGGTTATTTGGAGGTACCGGTAGAGCTAAGTTACGCCTTGGTCAACAAAAAGTTTGGTGTACATATAATTGGCGGAGTTAGCTCCTTGTTCCTTGTGGAAAATGAAGTGGATTTAACCTCTGGGAATTTGACCACGCAGATAGGTGAAGCCAATAATGTAAACGACCTAAACTTTAGCGCCAATTTTGGATTAGGGCTTGGATATCAATTTTCACCAAAACTAAGATTGAATATCGAACCTGTATTCAAGTATCAATTGAATACCTTTTCCAATGTGGACGGCACTTTTAATCCCTATACTGTTGGAGTATATAGTGGCCTTAGTTTTAAATTTTAA
- a CDS encoding lysophospholipid acyltransferase family protein yields the protein MLLLKRILQTLYRVWFYVLVAFPIFLFFPFLLLFASNEKWYPKFFWMARNLWATPILYGMGCPPRVIYDQKMKLGKSYMLVANHTSMLDIMLMLYVSENPFVFVGKKELVKIPVFGFFYKRVCIMVDRESTQSRTGVYRRAQRRLNQGLSICIFPEGGVPDDENIILDNFKDGAFKMAIAHKIPLVPITFYDNKKRFSFTFFSGGPGTVRARVHEFFETGILSEEDKSTLREEVRDIIYNDLISSGR from the coding sequence ATGTTACTACTTAAGCGAATTCTTCAAACGCTTTATCGTGTTTGGTTTTACGTACTCGTGGCCTTTCCCATCTTTCTGTTCTTTCCCTTTTTGCTATTGTTCGCATCGAATGAAAAATGGTACCCGAAATTCTTTTGGATGGCACGGAACCTTTGGGCCACGCCCATTCTATATGGCATGGGTTGTCCGCCAAGGGTAATCTACGATCAAAAAATGAAGTTAGGAAAAAGCTATATGTTGGTGGCCAACCATACTAGTATGTTGGACATTATGTTAATGCTCTATGTAAGTGAAAATCCTTTTGTTTTCGTAGGCAAAAAGGAATTGGTAAAGATTCCCGTATTCGGGTTTTTCTATAAAAGGGTATGTATAATGGTGGACCGGGAAAGTACCCAAAGTAGAACGGGGGTTTATCGAAGGGCGCAACGAAGATTAAACCAAGGATTAAGTATCTGTATTTTCCCCGAAGGTGGTGTTCCAGACGATGAAAACATAATTCTTGACAATTTTAAGGACGGGGCCTTTAAAATGGCCATAGCCCATAAAATACCACTAGTTCCTATTACGTTCTATGACAATAAAAAACGTTTTTCATTTACCTTCTTCAGTGGCGGCCCAGGTACGGTCAGGGCAAGGGTACATGAGTTTTTTGAAACGGGAATCTTGTCAGAAGAGGATAAAAGCACTTTACGTGAGGAGGTACGTGACATCATTTATAATGACCTTATTTCTTCTGGCCGTTAA
- the trpS gene encoding tryptophan--tRNA ligase, which produces MARILTGIQSTGTPHLGNILGAIIPAITMASDPKNESFLFIADMHSLTQIKDAKVLRANTYAIASAWLAFGLDINKTVFYRQSDVPQVTELSWYLSCFFPYQRLTLAHSFKDKADRLEDVNAGLFTYPMLMAADILLYDAHIVPVGKDQLQHIEMTRDVAHRFHAQLGETFVVPDGKVQEETMYVPGTDGAKMSKSRGNLIDLFQTDKKLRKQIMGIQTDSTPMEEPKDPSRDTIFALYKILATQPQIEEMTANYLAGNYGYGHAKQALYEVILNKFEEPREKFHYYMNHLEEVDEALAIGAEKAKKVADGVLQRVREKLGY; this is translated from the coding sequence ATGGCAAGAATACTTACGGGTATCCAAAGTACGGGAACCCCACACTTAGGCAACATTCTCGGGGCCATAATCCCGGCCATTACAATGGCGAGCGATCCAAAAAACGAGTCGTTTCTTTTTATTGCAGATATGCATTCCCTCACCCAGATCAAGGATGCAAAGGTTCTACGGGCAAATACCTATGCCATAGCATCTGCTTGGCTGGCTTTTGGCTTGGATATCAATAAAACCGTTTTTTACCGCCAAAGCGATGTCCCACAGGTGACCGAACTATCCTGGTACCTAAGCTGTTTTTTTCCTTATCAGCGACTTACCCTTGCACATTCGTTTAAGGATAAAGCAGATCGCTTGGAGGATGTAAATGCCGGACTCTTTACCTATCCCATGCTTATGGCAGCGGATATTCTGCTATATGATGCCCATATAGTTCCTGTAGGAAAGGACCAACTCCAGCATATTGAAATGACCAGGGACGTTGCCCACCGTTTTCATGCCCAACTTGGAGAGACCTTTGTAGTTCCCGATGGAAAAGTACAGGAAGAAACCATGTATGTTCCAGGAACAGATGGTGCCAAAATGAGCAAGAGTAGGGGAAATCTCATTGATTTATTTCAAACCGATAAAAAATTGAGAAAACAGATAATGGGTATCCAAACGGACAGTACTCCTATGGAGGAACCCAAGGACCCCAGCAGGGATACTATTTTTGCCTTGTATAAAATTCTGGCCACACAACCTCAAATCGAGGAGATGACTGCCAATTATTTGGCTGGGAACTATGGCTACGGACACGCCAAACAAGCTCTTTACGAAGTCATCTTAAACAAGTTCGAGGAACCTAGGGAAAAGTTCCATTATTACATGAACCACTTGGAAGAAGTGGACGAAGCCTTGGCCATTGGTGCAGAAAAAGCCAAAAAAGTGGCAGATGGCGTACTTCAAAGAGTAAGGGAAAAGTTGGGTTATTAA